The Flavobacterium jumunjinense genome includes a region encoding these proteins:
- a CDS encoding nucleoside deaminase, which translates to MENIFTDEYFMRKALFEAETAFEKGEIPVGAIVVIDNKIIARNHNLTELLNDVTAHAEMQSITSAANYLGGKYLKDCTLYVTLEPCQMCAGALYWSQISKIVYGASDESRGYVKMGTQLHPKTKVVSGVLEKECALLMRVFFRAKR; encoded by the coding sequence ATGGAAAACATTTTTACAGATGAGTATTTTATGAGAAAGGCTCTTTTTGAAGCTGAAACTGCTTTCGAAAAAGGCGAAATTCCTGTTGGAGCAATTGTTGTTATAGATAATAAAATAATTGCTAGAAATCATAATTTAACAGAATTACTTAATGACGTAACTGCACATGCTGAAATGCAATCTATTACAAGTGCTGCAAATTACTTAGGGGGTAAGTATTTGAAAGATTGTACGTTATATGTAACTTTAGAGCCTTGTCAAATGTGTGCGGGGGCATTGTATTGGAGTCAGATTTCTAAAATTGTTTATGGAGCTTCAGATGAAAGTAGGGGGTATGTGAAAATGGGTACACAGCTCCATCCAAAAACAAAAGTAGTGTCGGGTGTGCTTGAAAAAGAATGTGCATTGTTAATGAGAGTTTTTTTTAGAGCAAAACGTTAA
- a CDS encoding DUF4407 domain-containing protein: MIKQFFILCSGADKDLIQSCSNGEQNKYAGIGATVFFTAVMAFIAGSFALYTVFDNVYKATAFGLVWGLLIFNLDRFIVSTIKKRNDFKSELLQATPRIILAIIIAIVISKPLEIKIFEKEINTVLLKEKNAMALNNKKEVANYFQTDLDKNKSQIDSLKSDVLKKEKEVNDLYAVFITEAEGTSGTKKLGKGPVYKEKRDKHDSALKDLAILKETNQSKIASLEIKAKELQADLDKKVSETQPIIEGFDGLMARINALNKLPWLPSFFIMLLFLAIETSPIIAKLLSPKGEYDFKIEDNEMAILNMLAQNKHQSGLQLVTDAEIYDRVYADIKEDKELYNYKKQKAIELLRLQADGFIEKQKKSL, encoded by the coding sequence ATGATAAAACAATTTTTCATTCTTTGCTCGGGGGCAGACAAAGATTTAATTCAGTCTTGCTCTAATGGGGAACAAAACAAATATGCAGGTATTGGGGCTACTGTTTTTTTTACGGCAGTAATGGCATTTATCGCTGGTAGTTTTGCTTTGTATACTGTTTTCGACAATGTTTACAAAGCTACAGCTTTTGGTCTAGTTTGGGGTTTGCTAATTTTTAATTTAGACCGATTTATTGTTTCGACAATAAAGAAAAGAAATGATTTTAAAAGTGAATTACTTCAAGCTACTCCAAGAATAATATTGGCAATTATTATCGCAATTGTCATTTCAAAACCTTTAGAAATTAAAATTTTTGAAAAGGAAATAAATACAGTTCTGTTGAAAGAAAAAAACGCAATGGCTTTAAATAATAAAAAAGAAGTTGCAAATTATTTTCAGACAGACTTAGATAAAAATAAATCACAAATAGATAGTTTAAAGTCAGATGTTTTGAAAAAAGAAAAAGAAGTAAATGATTTGTATGCTGTTTTTATAACAGAGGCGGAAGGAACTTCAGGGACAAAAAAACTAGGTAAAGGACCGGTTTATAAAGAGAAGCGAGATAAACATGATTCAGCTTTAAAAGATTTGGCTATATTGAAAGAAACTAATCAATCAAAAATTGCGAGTTTAGAAATTAAGGCAAAAGAATTACAAGCCGATTTAGATAAAAAAGTATCAGAAACACAACCAATAATTGAAGGGTTTGATGGTTTAATGGCTAGAATTAATGCATTAAATAAATTACCTTGGTTGCCTTCTTTTTTCATAATGTTGTTGTTTCTTGCTATCGAAACATCACCAATAATTGCCAAATTATTATCGCCAAAAGGAGAATATGATTTTAAAATCGAGGACAATGAAATGGCGATCTTGAATATGCTTGCTCAAAATAAACACCAAAGTGGTCTTCAATTGGTTACAGATGCAGAGATTTATGATAGAGTTTATGCTGATATAAAAGAAGATAAAGAATTGTATAATTATAAAAAACAAAAAGCAATAGAACTATTAAGGTTACAAGCTGATGGTTTTATAGAAAAACAAAAGAAATCGCTTTAA
- the ahcY gene encoding adenosylhomocysteinase encodes MSSNTTTYVPYKVKDITLADWGRKEIELAEAEMPGLMALRTEFGESKPLKGARIAGCLHMTIQTAVLIETLVALGADVTWSSCNIFSTQDHAAAAIAAAGIPVYAWKGLNEEEFDWCIEQTLWFGEDRKPLNMILDDGGDLTNMVFDRFPELIKEIKGLSEETTTGVHRLYERMQNGTLHIPAINVNDSVTKSKFDNKYGCKESAVDAVRRATDIMLAGKRVVVCGYGDVGKGTAASFKGAGSIVTVTEIDPICALQAAMDGFEVKRLDTVVGNADIIITTTGNKDIILGSHFEQMKDKTIVCNIGHFDNEIDMAWLNKNHGATKNEIKPQVDKYTINGKDIIILAEGRLVNLGCATGHPSFVMSNSFTNQTLAQLELWTNTAAYKNEVYMLPKHLDEKVAALHLAKLGVELEVLRDDQAKYIGVPVEGPFKPEYYRY; translated from the coding sequence ATGAGTTCAAATACGACAACTTATGTACCTTATAAAGTAAAAGATATTACTTTAGCAGATTGGGGAAGAAAAGAAATTGAATTAGCTGAAGCTGAAATGCCAGGTTTAATGGCTTTAAGAACTGAATTTGGCGAAAGCAAACCATTAAAAGGAGCTAGAATTGCAGGATGTTTACACATGACTATTCAAACTGCTGTATTAATTGAAACTTTAGTAGCTTTAGGTGCAGATGTAACTTGGAGTTCATGCAATATTTTTTCAACACAAGATCATGCCGCTGCTGCAATTGCTGCTGCAGGTATTCCTGTTTATGCATGGAAAGGTTTGAATGAAGAAGAATTTGATTGGTGTATTGAACAAACTTTATGGTTTGGAGAAGATAGAAAGCCATTAAATATGATCTTAGATGATGGTGGAGATTTGACTAACATGGTTTTTGACCGTTTCCCAGAATTAATCAAGGAAATCAAAGGTTTGTCTGAAGAAACTACTACAGGAGTTCACCGTTTATATGAAAGAATGCAAAACGGAACATTACATATTCCAGCAATTAATGTTAATGATTCAGTAACAAAATCTAAATTTGATAATAAATACGGATGTAAAGAATCTGCTGTTGACGCTGTAAGAAGAGCGACAGATATTATGCTAGCTGGTAAAAGAGTTGTTGTTTGTGGTTATGGAGATGTAGGAAAAGGTACTGCTGCTTCATTTAAAGGTGCTGGTTCAATTGTAACAGTTACTGAAATTGACCCAATTTGTGCGCTACAAGCTGCAATGGACGGTTTTGAAGTTAAAAGATTAGATACAGTTGTTGGTAATGCAGATATTATTATTACAACTACTGGAAATAAAGATATTATCTTAGGTTCGCACTTTGAGCAGATGAAAGATAAAACTATCGTTTGTAATATTGGACATTTCGATAATGAAATTGACATGGCTTGGTTGAATAAAAATCATGGAGCTACTAAGAATGAAATTAAACCTCAGGTTGATAAATATACTATCAATGGGAAGGATATTATCATTTTAGCTGAAGGTCGTTTAGTAAATTTAGGATGTGCTACTGGTCACCCAAGTTTTGTAATGAGTAATTCATTTACTAACCAAACGTTAGCTCAATTAGAATTATGGACTAACACTGCTGCTTATAAAAATGAAGTTTATATGTTGCCAAAACATTTAGATGAAAAAGTTGCAGCTTTACACTTAGCTAAGTTAGGTGTTGAATTAGAAGTTTTACGTGATGACCAAGCGAAATATATTGGTGTACCAGTAGAAGGTCCATTCAAACCAGAATATTACAGATACTAG
- a CDS encoding 4'-phosphopantetheinyl transferase family protein: MGLFKRINYFQDSTLWIWKVEEEYDLLFQSVTLKNNSLERLKGMKSESHQKGFLAVRMLLQEAGYTDLDLYYDEHGKPHLKDGKQISISHSHAFSVIIIGDTKIGIDLEILKEKIVTIAPRFMDINHLKNLESKDQIKKATVIWGIKESIFKIKNEKGISFPDHIFEKEFNLEDSSGIAQLVFNNTTEEYCFSFEFIENYALVCALQNKK; the protein is encoded by the coding sequence ATGGGATTATTTAAAAGAATAAATTATTTTCAAGACTCAACTCTCTGGATATGGAAAGTTGAAGAAGAATACGACCTTTTATTTCAAAGTGTTACATTAAAAAACAACTCTTTAGAAAGATTGAAAGGGATGAAATCTGAAAGCCATCAAAAAGGTTTTTTAGCAGTTAGAATGTTATTACAAGAGGCTGGCTATACCGATTTAGATTTATATTATGATGAACACGGAAAGCCTCATTTAAAAGATGGAAAACAAATTTCAATAAGTCATTCTCATGCATTTTCTGTCATAATAATTGGCGATACTAAAATCGGAATAGACCTAGAGATTTTAAAAGAAAAAATTGTTACTATTGCTCCAAGATTTATGGATATAAATCATCTAAAAAACTTAGAGTCAAAAGATCAAATAAAGAAAGCTACAGTAATTTGGGGAATTAAAGAATCTATTTTTAAAATAAAAAACGAAAAAGGAATTAGTTTTCCTGATCATATCTTTGAAAAAGAGTTTAATTTAGAAGACAGTTCAGGAATTGCTCAACTAGTATTCAACAATACGACAGAAGAATATTGCTTTTCATTTGAATTTATTGAGAATTATGCTTTAGTTTGTGCTCTTCAAAACAAAAAATGA
- a CDS encoding phosphoglycerol geranylgeranyltransferase produces the protein MTSIYQEIVSAKVNQKKLLAILLDPEKISLTSIKPLCLSIKTSPATHIFIGGSTFNGSNLDKIISEIKKYCNLPILLFPGDYKQISNEANAVLFLSLISGRNPEYLIDHQINAVPILEKTNLEIIPTAYLLIESGTVTAVERVSKTAPLKTNDIEHICKTAKAGEFLGNKLIYLEAGSGAQKAVPHEIITAVSNKVNIPLIIGGGIRSLEAIQKTFDAGADIVVIGTAFENDNRFFKHD, from the coding sequence ATGACTTCAATTTACCAAGAAATAGTAAGTGCAAAAGTGAATCAAAAAAAACTTTTGGCTATCCTTTTAGATCCTGAAAAAATTTCACTGACTTCTATTAAACCATTGTGTTTATCTATTAAAACATCTCCTGCAACTCATATTTTCATTGGAGGAAGCACATTTAATGGTAGCAATTTAGATAAAATAATTAGCGAAATAAAAAAATATTGCAACTTACCTATCCTTTTATTCCCTGGAGATTACAAACAAATTTCTAATGAAGCAAATGCAGTACTTTTTTTAAGTTTAATATCTGGCAGAAATCCCGAATATTTAATTGACCATCAAATAAATGCTGTTCCGATTCTAGAAAAAACAAATTTGGAAATCATACCAACAGCCTATTTACTAATAGAAAGCGGAACCGTTACAGCTGTAGAGAGGGTTAGTAAAACTGCCCCATTAAAAACTAACGATATAGAACACATTTGTAAAACAGCAAAAGCAGGAGAGTTTTTAGGCAACAAACTAATTTACTTAGAAGCCGGTAGCGGAGCACAAAAAGCTGTTCCACATGAAATTATTACAGCTGTTTCGAATAAAGTCAATATTCCTCTAATTATTGGAGGAGGAATACGCTCTTTAGAAGCTATTCAAAAAACTTTTGATGCAGGTGCAGATATTGTAGTAATTGGAACAGCATTTGAAAACGACAATAGATTTTTCAAACATGATTGA
- the pnuC gene encoding nicotinamide riboside transporter PnuC, translating to MIDFLFSQYNGYSTLFLWLEIIAATFGLISVLFATKNNILVYPTGIISTILYVYLLFQWELIGDMLINGYYTTMSFYGWYLWSKKKGDNNDIVLPITKMNNKEITQGVVIFLITTLFVVAIYHFFNKFTSWVAYVDTFTTGIFFVGMWLMAKRKIENWILWIIGDIISIPLYFHKGYTFTSFQYLIFTIIAFYAYKEWKRNLTNKI from the coding sequence ATGATTGATTTTTTATTTTCTCAATACAACGGATACTCAACACTATTTCTTTGGTTAGAAATAATTGCAGCGACTTTTGGCCTAATCAGTGTATTATTTGCTACAAAAAATAATATTTTAGTTTATCCAACTGGAATAATTAGTACAATTCTATATGTTTACCTATTATTCCAATGGGAACTAATTGGAGATATGCTAATTAACGGATACTATACCACTATGAGTTTTTATGGTTGGTATCTTTGGTCAAAAAAAAAGGGCGACAATAATGATATTGTATTACCAATAACTAAGATGAATAACAAAGAAATCACCCAAGGAGTAGTTATTTTCTTAATTACTACATTATTTGTTGTTGCTATTTATCATTTTTTTAATAAATTTACTTCTTGGGTTGCTTATGTAGACACCTTTACAACAGGTATATTCTTCGTAGGCATGTGGCTAATGGCCAAACGCAAAATTGAAAACTGGATATTATGGATTATTGGAGACATTATTTCCATTCCTTTATATTTCCATAAAGGATATACTTTCACAAGCTTTCAATACCTTATTTTTACAATCATTGCATTTTACGCCTACAAAGAATGGAAACGAAACTTAACAAACAAGATTTAG